One Cucurbita pepo subsp. pepo cultivar mu-cu-16 chromosome LG07, ASM280686v2, whole genome shotgun sequence genomic region harbors:
- the LOC111798963 gene encoding uncharacterized protein LOC111798963 produces MRDFVSCFSENAVNISNPSCSTKSNAAAAVTAAVVSPPSTSPSVLTAVTSLYAAQNQLMISVSWTKLHSTQSLSINFTQPQLPTIIAFKLDTTARFFKKNKGSKSYDFQSSKIEIFYDLSAAIYDGGGPEPISGFYVVVTLDSEIGLVLGEIPISSRPLNLKSAMAADPEARKWSLISRTEHCAGNTLFLTKAKFSENGVAHEILIRCIGEEEGGKKQHPGLWVWIDKKAAIRVKRLQWNFRGNQSIFVDGLLVDMLWDVHDWLFGSAMNGLGVFMFRTRCGLESSRLWLEEEKKIINSHDEIQKNLDFSLLIYASKTS; encoded by the coding sequence atgaGAGACTTTGTTTCCTGTTTCTCTGAAAACGCCGTTAACATCTCCAATCCCTCCTGCTCCACCAAATCCaatgccgccgccgccgtcacCGCCGCCGTTGTCTCTCCGCCCTCCACCTCCCCCTCGGTGTTAACAGCCGTCACCAGCCTCTACGCCGCCCAGAATCAGCTGATGATTTCAGTGTCGTGGACCAAACTCCACTCAACCCAGAGCCTTTCCATCAATTTCACCCAACCCCAACTACCCACCATCATAGCCTTCAAGCTCGACACCACCGCCCGTTTCTTCAAGAAGAACAAAGGCTCAAAATCCTACGACTTCCAATCCTCCAAAATAGAAATCTTTTATGATCTCTCCGCCGCCATTTACGACGGCGGTGGACCAGAACCCATTTCGGGATTCTACGTTGTAGTCACTTTGGATTCAGAAATCGGTCTTGTTTTAGGCGAGATTCCCATTTCTTCCAGGCCTTTAAACCTCAAATCCGCCATGGCCGCCGACCCAGAAGCTCGAAAATGGTCGTTGATCTCAAGAACAGAGCATTGCGCCGGAAATACTCTGTTTTTGACGAAGGCTAAGTTCAGCGAAAATGGGGTGGCGCATGAGATCTTGATTCGGTgcattggagaagaagaaggggggAAAAAACAGCATCCGGGATTGTGGGTTTGGATCGACAAGAAGGCGGCGATAAGAGTGAAGAGATTGCAGTGGAATTTCAGGGGAAATCAGAGCATTTTTGTTGATGGGTTGTTGGTGGATATGTTGTGGGATGTTCATGATTGGTTGTTTGGGTCGGCCATGAATGGATTGGGAGTGTTCATGTTTCGAACCAGGTGTGGTTTGGAAAGTAGTAGGCTGTGGTtggaagaggagaagaagatcATCAATTCTCATGATGAGATTCAAAAGAATTTGGATTTTTCATTATTGATCTATGCAAGTAAGACTTCATGA
- the LOC111798142 gene encoding uncharacterized protein LOC111798142 yields MAASVALRSSCLRAISRISTGSAARNVSVSSVLPSVRSSFVSRRISISPHSLRLLRRELSSLRPIHSAIASACLVSELPAEASASVQGRFVNYLSPI; encoded by the exons ATGGCAGCTTCAGTTGCGCTCAGATCGTCGTGTCTTCGAGCAATTTCTAGAATATCCACCGGTTCCGCCGCTAGAAATGTTTCCGTTTCATCGGTGCTTCCTTCGGTGCGCTCAAGTTTCGTATCTCGAAGAATTTCAATCTCCCCTCACTCTCTAAG GTTGTTGCGGCGAGAATTGAGCTCTCTTCGACCTATTCATAGCGCAATTGCCTCCGCTTGCCTTGTTTCTGAGCTGCCTGCCGAAGCTAGCGCCTCCGTACAAG GTAGATTTGTGAACTATCTGAGCCCTATCTAG